The Rhodamnia argentea isolate NSW1041297 chromosome 10, ASM2092103v1, whole genome shotgun sequence sequence ACCTTCAAATAACTACAAATGACTTAGCCCTAGTTCCTGCAGAAGCAACCGCAGGGATGTAAGAAGATGACAGGAGAAATTAATGTTCGTATAATGTCTGGTTCTGTGGTCTCGCGTCTCTGTGACTCCTTGGGTTTAGTCAAACTTCCTGAGATGCCTATTTTGTGCAGTCCAGGTCTCTGGTCTTCCTAAACGCTTCAGCGCATGCACCGACAGAGGTAATCTGTTCCATTAAATGTCTTTTCGCCATGGCCAGATTCACTTCGTCATTTCATGCAAGGTTGGCCCCAGACAACTCGAGGGATGTTTCCGATGAACACATTTAAATCGTTCCTTCCCGCTTTCTCTATCTCCACCGTGATGCTACTGCGCAGATGATTTGAATTTCGATCGTGGCGATGCCAACGAAACTTCCATTACCAGTTTCCCGACGCCGGTTTATAAATCCGGGGGTGGCAGAGCATACGGATTCTGCATAGTTAGCTGATTTGGAGCTTGTGATATCGTCTTGCGAACTAATTTGGTAATCTAATCCTTCATGTAGCGTAGCATGTACAATGGCCGTTTTGATACCGAGAGACGATATGTTGCCTATGGTCTATttgttgacaaatttttttgttctgaaCATAATATTAGTTCATGCAAATCTTTGTTAACCCCGATACGATCTCCGGATGATGAGCAAGAGGTCCTTGGTCAAATTTATAAAAGCTCATTGACAGAAGAATCAGCATGCAAAGAGTAAAAGTAGGTGTATTTCATTTTATGTTACTTGAAGATGTTCAAGTGAACAACATGGAAAGCTTCCCTCCACCAGTCAGCCGGCAATCGAAGCTATATTGTTGGGGAGAGAGGGTTTTGGAGATTAAGCTTAAGCTTTATGAAGGggtttcattttgattttgttgatccATCTTATTATTGAgataataaatcaaaataaatcaaagttTCATTTATTCCCATTCGCTTGTTTCCAACAACAAATATTGATAATAATTGTTGTCAGCGATGTAAATGGTGCTGGAAATGTAAATTATGGTGAAAATAAAGATGAAAGACGGGTTCATGGATAGATTGTCAATCCTTTGTAGAGATTACAATCCAAGCACTCATACCTATGGTAAATAGTTACATAAACGGATACTAAGAACAAAATGTGCAGTACATAATTCACAATCCTTCACTACAAATGATCACATGTGAGATTGTTGTTGGGAGCGtgcagcagaagtccgatacctttgCATGGAGAGATCCCGAAGAGGGAGCCTAAGTCCGAGCTCGTTAACATATTTAGTTAAACCCACCTTcgctcaaaagcttaagccaatgagttatgggctaactaaaaaatattaaccgctccacaccacatcaattatctgatgtgggatttctctaacacaatttaCATTTGCATCTTAACAATCTttccctcacgtgtgagctccaaGTGTTAGGCTTGCTCCCCCTTAATCAAGTATCCTTCCACaccaacttatctcaagttgaatctccatcaatgcCTATCGAGCCACATTACTACACCACAACGCCCACCGGACTAGAAACGGCGTTGGCCACCGgattccttccttgagatattcaccaaacaccgataCATATTAAGagtgggccaccaatcaaccattggCTCCGATACCATTTATTAGGAGCGCGCAGCAAACGTTCGATACCTTTGCCTGGGGAGATCGataagagagagcccaagtccgagcccgttaacatatctagttgaacccatcttcactcaaaagcttaagctagtgagttatgggccaactaagatatattaaccgctccacaccacatcaattatccgatgtgggatttctctaacacaactcacacgcgCATCCTAACAATTGTTGCTCCACTACTTGACAGTTACATTGTCTCAACTTCCATGACAGTTACATGGTGTGCATCTCTTTGGTTGACTAAGTTGGTATTCATTTGTTGGCCCTTTCACTCCAATACTTAGCCATTTTCACTGATATTTCCATCGATTAAAATTGGTTTTCCTGTCGACTAATTATTCCTATCACATTAGCGAGTTTCCGCCTCTACCATCCTCATAACTGGTCTCTGCCGATTAAGTTGTCGATGGAATactttgtcatttttttgtatCAATGCGTGCATAACAAGTTGTCTCATGGTActcgagaaaaaaaatcttacttTTAATGAGAAACTTTAGAACAATTTTTACCCATCTCTCACggagaacaaaaaaatcattacatTCACATTTCTATTGTTTACGAAATTGTAATTATTTGCATCATTCGTCAGACTAAGTTTTTAAAGGTGAACGGAGGAAGGTGTTTCCACCGTCAAAAGAGATATGACAATAAATAAACTGTTTCGTTTGGCAAGTCTCTCAACAGCATAGGAGTACATAGAAAGTGAGTAGTTAATTTTTCGAGTCAGGTACTTGCTTTTTGCTGCTCATGTCACATGCCTTTACTTATACTTTTTGGTCTTTTCTGCTTTTAAATTCTTCTACTTttcataaattttaggactgtcATAAAACTTTTGGGTCTATTAGAGTGTGGTTTACACTTTTCATCAATAGGAAAATATGGAAATCTCCCAGTGAGCGAGCGGGGATCCGAGTGTCTCAAGGAGGCAACGTCCCTTGGACAACATAAAGCTTTTATAGTTAGAGTCCATATTTATTTAGTGGTAATTTGGGCTTTGTCCCATAAATAACTactactatatatactcttttttgcttgtaattgagtgatgtagtgagaggtgcgatgtgctaattatagtggaatcatttgCTGAACGTAGCTTTAATTTAAAGGTGATACAAGATAAATCTTgtgtcgatttttctttttcgcttttacgttttatttcattgtgattgtgtACCTAATCCTAACAGGATCAAGGCATTGAATATAGTTTGTTGTTTTGATGGCATATCTTGAGGAAAGTATAAAAAAtccataaacctattacattgatgccaattcaatacaaaacttttcaattataccaattaagTTATTAATGACTTGCAATAtagtccattcggccaactttagcgaaaatcaccgacatggccATAGCCGACGTAGTCAATttttaaagggttaatactacaaaaaaccctaaactggtacacttgtgataaatttactctaaattatttttttaaccatcaaaaactctaaacttgtacacttgtgacaaatttacccaaaaccggtatacctatgataaatttaccctccgctagttttcgttaaatctaacaaTCAAAGTGCTAAGTTGAATGGCATGTCGCagatcacgggtgtaccggtttgaaatttttaccctttgtttatcacatgtttatcaatttgagatttttcatggtattaatcgaatttaatgaaggataaatttgtcacatgtgtaccgacttggggttttttttggtaaaaaaaaattaatttagagtaattttgtcacaaaagtaccaacttagggttttttgtggtaaaaagaatagtttggagtaaatttataatagatgtacaagtttgggatttttcgtaataaaaaaaatagttttgagtaaatttgtcataggtgtaccggtttgcgatttttcatgatattaatctatttttaaatttatttttaatttttatgaattgtttatcattttttttcttttttctttcccaattGAGGGTCGGAGAGGTCGCTGGCCGGCCCAGGCAATGGCCTCCGCACCCTCGtccggatctaggcaagggttgcAAGCCCCTCTTCTATGGCCAGGGAGGATGTTGCGGCCCCTCGCCTAGATCTTGGACAGGGTGTCGGCCCTCGTTTGTGGCCAACGATGGTCTGCAGGCAACCTCGCAAGCTCAAAGTtgtagaagaaaacaaagaaagaaagaaaagagaaaacaaaacaaaacaaaataaaatgaaaaatactaaaaatgtaaaaagattaaCGTCAGTGTTGATTGTTTCACGTATGCCGGCATCGAGAAACAAGTTTAACTTTTTCTATAGGGATGCTGGTTTAGATGAGGATACTAGGAAAACTAGAATGAGGATGATGCGGTTGGTAAGGTTTAGAGCAATGGACGCCATACATTATCCGCATGCATGTAGTGTTCAGTGAGCTACGATGATCATTTAGACTTTGTCGCTTTCGTATACTTATTGGCTACACTAGGAATTAAGACCGAGGACTTGCTTACCTTTCGAGAGGCAGCGTTAGGATCAAAGGCGCACGAAACATAAGGTATCGACTAGGTTCAGATGAATTGCATGTTCTAGACGTTATCAAGTTCCAAGCTGTTAATAAAAAGCCCAgtcaaatctttgaaaaattcatgTATAGTACAGTTTAAATTTGTCAGTTATGCATTTTCCGGCCGCATAGAAAACTCCGGGTGTTATTTAGAAAAACAAGTTGATAAGCTTCttgaaaaagatttaagacttaatcgTATCAGTTGAAAGACTTCGACATGATTTTTCCCGACTAGAATGGGATCATCTATTATACGGTGAAACATAGCTTGATACAATTGCTTATGGGGTTTGAGAATTGGGCGGTGGAGGggggattaccaaaaaagtccgaaatctattgtatttgggtcaatttagtcctaaaactttcaatttagtcaattgagtcctaaatattttgatgatttgtcaatttagtcattctggTCAATGTTTCCataaattgctaatgtggataccGACCGTCTAATGTGGCACgatgttgatgtggataatttttaaaacaaaattcttaattttttaataattttcttttttttctttttctttctttcttttccatttttttcttgtagGCCCCACGAGGGCACCATTGCCAGCCATTGGACGAGGGCCATGAGGCCCTTGCCCAATGGcaatctaggcaagggtcgcgacCCTTGCTGGACTTcgtagaaaaaaaatgaaaatgaaaaaagaataaaatcataaaaaaatctgaactttttataaaaaaatttataaaaattaccACCGTTCTTATTACGTGGCATTGTAAGTATTTACATCAGCAAttcccgatcaaaattgattgaaatgagtaaattgacaaatcgtcaaattaaattaaaaggtttataattgaattgatataaatgtaataagtttatgatatatttgataattttccttaaCAGGGATGGAGATAACTTTTTTGCACAGGGAAGAGAAGCGTATCTACATGGAAGTAAACTACAGGGATTTGTCGCTTCAAGCAAGTAAGGACTGACTGATTGTCGCGTCTGAAGtttcttgaaaagaaatgaaaaaaaattcttctggTTGTTAGTATAAGAGGTCTGGTGTAGTGACCAGTCAACTTTGTCCAAAGGTTGGAAATAGTGCCAATGTCTATTTATATTATTGCGTGTTCACGGCATGTTGGTTGTAGCAAAAGGTATATTTTAGAAATCGATACATAGCAAAAGGTGTACACCTGAAGTGAAAATTTATGATGAAAGATTTGGGACATCTAAAAGGATAACTTGGGTGTGGAGATTCGGAGGATTTGCAACTGTGAAGTACATATGTAAATCTTTGCACAAAAGAAAAGTACACATGTaaatccgacaaaaaaaaagtacacatTTGACGGACATACTGATGAATCACATTTCCTTGATgggaaaatgactaaaaagagtctttttttcgtcaaaaaatttaaaaaaaagtcttaaataaattatatttgtagcaatttaattctaaatattttaactgtgcaaatttagctctaaatctttttatattatgccaattgagtctcttaGGCCAATTTAAGCCTGAAACTTTTGACGTGGATGCGTACGGTCCTACGTGGCACTATTAGCACTTACatagataaattttaataatctgtttgatcttttcttcacattattactttttttttgtttggaatgAGAATTGGTGAGGGTAAGCCACCCTCGATGGCATTGGGAAGGGCTGCAATGCCCTTACCGGCCACAAGGTGAGGGCTTGCAAGCCCTCGCTTTGGCCGATGAGGCCCGAGCGAGCGTCACTACTCCCTTGCTTGCCAAAGCGAGGGGGCGCGGTTCCTCGGCCGGTTCCGACGAGGGTCATGATGCCTAGATCTTATTAGGGTGTGTGGCCTCGCCCCGAGCTTGCGAGAACCGCGATACCCTCATCAAGTACTAGCAAGGGTTGATCGGCAACCCTTGTCGGttttagtttaaaaaaaaaaaaggtaaacaaatcaaaaaaataaaaatttatgaaaaaatatccaagtcgGCGTTGGCCATGTTGTGTAGAGAGTCCCCGTCAACAATTTTCAACCTAAATTGGTTGAATGAATTCAATTGGtagaatgtgaaaatgtttaggacttaattgatacaattgaaagatttaaaattgaattggtacaagtacaataagtttataacttttttgatacttttcccttcATATTTGTTTATGTAAACTTTTCCATCCCTTTTCGAGGAGATTTATATCCCTATTTAGTctatatttgggattttttttgcttgtatATTTTCGGGATTTCGCCTTCCTCGAGTTTTGTTGATGAATAAATCTAATTTTGAAGGAGATTAGAGGAGCTTTATGAAGATTTCAATCACGCATGTGTCGGATCTGTTCCCATTCAATCTTTTTGCTCTGCTTGGCAATGGTATTGAAGACGCCAAGCCTAGGAGTGCACCATTGAAAGGCAAAACCATAACAAAAGATGGAGATCTTGCTCTCCACAACCACCTCCCACCGTCGGCCGGCCAATACATTTTtcggaagtagaaattttatgtcgttatcaaacacatttttttgctcagaaactcatccagaaacagaaatagaaaaaactatttctagccgtaaatctatttctaaaacagaatggttatcattcaccccttaatcttgttttgatgattccttttattatttGGAGCacgttttattttgttttaaagTCGATCGTAATTTATCTtgacttgtatttttttttttggccggaaatcttGATTTGCGATTGAACTGTGATATTTTACTCATACAGTTGTACCCTAACTCGCTCTtctggaaattaaaaaatttggggatccACCTGTTATATATTCCCTTCCGAATTCGGCGGGGCATGAGCTTCTTTACCTCATGGACGAATCAGCGTGAACAGAAACGAGACAGGCCATGGACATTGCCGTGCCGGATCCGATTCTCCATTAATCTTGTCCGCTACAGCCCCCGCACGGTCCACTTTAATTAATCCCGCCCTCCCATAATTCTTTACTAATCTCATCTTAATCACCCACCCCGTTTTTTGCCTTGATTTTCCAACCATCAGATTTCGCATTTTCATATATCGATCACAAAATTAATAGATTAATtgaaatgataatattttatttttaacatCGAACATGATCAAGGGATGGCTCCCTTCGCAACCACCTACTCcaaaaatctttcttttttttttttcctgcgaCTTTAATGCGAAATTTCGAaacatataataaaaaatttagatgcgTACATATTAATGATGTCACTTAAAAAGTAGTGGGAAAATAAACTTGAATCCCTACCGATGCGCGACAGATTGGTCCCCACAGCCGAACCTCGACTTACTCGAATACTCAATTACCACCATCCATCATGTCAGTTTACTGTGAAATTATTTTACAGATCGACTTAAcattaatttttgtcttttgaatCATCAACTCTTCTCgtccctctctccccctctctctctccgccagCTTTCCTTATATGAATGCAGCTCTTTCGGCTTCGTTCTCTCCTTTTCAGCTCCACCTTTCACCGCAAAGTTGCAACCcaaccacctccacctccacctccacctcctcttTGCTTTCTGGTGCTGAAATTCATACTCCTCCACAAAAGCTTTCAAccaatctctcttctctctctctctctctctctctctctgcataaTCATTTCTGGGCAGAGTCTCTCTGAtttcgacgacgacgacgatgatggCTGAGAAGCACCTGCACGAATTGCTCCGAGAAGACCAAGAGCCCTTCCATCTCAAGAGCTACATCTCGGGCAGGCGTAAGGATTGCCTGCTCAAGAGCCCCAAGAAACGAAGACCCATCTCGCAAAACTCAAGCTTTGGCCACAATTTCTGCAAGAACCCATGCTTCTTCGCCTCCTCCCCAGACCCAACAAAATCCCCACTCTTCGATCCCCAGGCTCGAGCCCTGACGGATAAAAATGCCATTTTTCTCCACGTCCCGGCTAAAACAGCCGCTCTGCTTCTTGAAGCTGCTCTCAGAATTCACAACCACAACGAGGACAACCGCAAcagcaagaacaagaacaatCCTTCTTCTGCGAAAGCTGCAGGCGTTGGGATGTTCAGCTCGCTACTGAGAAGACTGTCGAAACAGCGGAAGATCAGAGGACAAGCGGAGGAGGAAGCTGGCGATCATGGGTCGAAGCTCTCGGTGAAGGACGTCCTGCGGCCGAGAAGATCTCTCCGTGCCAGcaaagaagacgacgacgaagagTTCATGGGTTCATTACTAGCAGAAAAACAGGTTGCTTTTGTCGCCAAATCAAGGGTAGGTGCGGAATCTTCTCGGCgtgatgataatttatcatcAAGCGAAAGCGAAAGCCCCCGTCCATTTATGCTCCAAAAGAGCCCGCCGTCGGGCCGCCGTACTCCGGAGTGCCGGTCGCCGGCGGCATCGCCTAGTCCCCGTGACCCGAAGGTTTGCGTTCGTTACACCCTATCACATTACTTTAATTTCATTAACATCAATCATATCTCCGTAATTCAGTTGCTTCAGTGTATGAGTTTATAGTTTGAGTCTGTCGGAGTTGACCCCGTGACTCTGCCGATTCATCTGGGTGCGCGCGGGACTCAACTCGCTGTCGGTGACAAAGAATCCTAGGTGTTTGGACTTTTCTATAGagcaaatcagaaaaaattggaGTGtaggccaaattttttttttttttttttttgggatttcgcCCTGCGATTTCAGGACGAAATTGGTGAATAGTCACTTTCCCTGTTTAGCATAAGCGTCGCTTTGGTGGTCGAAAGTGGGAATAATTCTTGCTTGCAATTGAAAAATCGTACTTTAGATCGTGCTTGGCCCATGCAAAACGGCCTTTGAAACCCCCGTTTTGTCTAGAAAAATTGTTTTCTTGAAAACGACAAGTTGGGctgtctttttccaaaattttatttatttttctgtcgGAATCCCACCAATACATATCCGACATCCGCTTGCCATAATGCCATCAGGGTTAGTTTTTCTTGATTTAGCATTTTGTCTGAAAAAAAAGAGGTTGATTAGATAAGCATAATTAGAGAGGTATTCAACGTCCGATCCAACCACCACTAATTATTCTGGTCAAGTTGAGGTTGCGATGCCAAATTTGTCTTCTCCATGTCATTTGGGCATGCATGTCTTGCACTGATGGTGGTTTTCCTCTAGCTGAAGAAGAGCAATGACTATGTTTATAGCCTTATTCTCTTGCACTGATGGTGGACCTCATATACAAATTCTAGTTTTTTCCATTACTAGTGTTTCTAATTTGCTGCGAACGAAGAGTAACGCGAACTAATGACAATGTTTGTACAACCAGGACGAGGACAATCGCGAAGCAATGAGCTTGAAGAAATTCGTGTCACGAGAagcggtggaggaggaggaagagaaggaacaGTGCAGTCCGGTGTCGGTGTTGGACCGTTCGTTCAAGGACGATGAGGCGGAGCACACCAACGAGGATTACAATGGCGATGAAGACTGTGCATTCGACTACGAGGGCAGCTACGCCCTCGTACAAAGTACGTATCAAAGCActgtctctctctatctctctcacgTACAGTTCTAGTAAATCAGTACTATTTAAATCTTTCCAAGTTTTGTACGTTTCGCGACTTGGTTGTGTGGTCCCCATCCATCAACCTATTCGCGTGGTACGTATGAGCAAATTGAGCGTtctttctgtttgtttttttatttttttggattcatCTGTTTGGGGCCTTTGGCGATGCATTGGCGGTCAATTTCATGTGATcgagttgatttttcttttggaccGACGAATTGATGTTTGAACGGTAGTATCTGGGGTGGGGTCTGACGAGCGGATCGCTGTACTCTGAAATCCCCTTCACACAAGACTAGACGACGACTATGCACGCATGATTGGACACGAGCACATTGATTCTGTCTCAGGATCATCTGACTTAGATGTTCATACGATTCATGAGCAAGAAAACTGAAGAAAGTATGAATCTGTGTCTGTGTGCGAAACTGTGTCTTAACTGAGGTTTAGCAGTGTGAAGCTGCATTTTCGTTAATTCGATACCGAGATTGAAATGCCTTGATCTGTCGTAAGGAAAAACATGAGCTCAATTTTCCTGTGCAGTACTTCTAAAGTTGCATCCTATAGAAATTTCATCCTTTTTGATCAACATCCTAGCCCACTTTTACACCAGATTTTTTGCTGTGCTTTTAGTTCCAAAAGCCAAAGTTGCAGGAGTTCATTTTATTCCTTTTGATGATAGCAACTGTTTAAAGTTACGGAATCTTATCAAGTGCGAGgattttgaattatattttgGAATTGTTCCCATAACAAAAAGTTTTGACCactagcctaaaaaaaaaatccttaaaatgATTCCTGATGCTCTTATTCATAATCATTACTATGCTAGTCCCACACGCTCTGATGGTGGGAAGAACAGATCTTTTAATAATTGTTCCAGTTGCTTTATATGGACATACAACCCTG is a genomic window containing:
- the LOC115742345 gene encoding uncharacterized protein LOC115742345 isoform X1, which encodes MNAALSASFSPFQLHLSPQSCNPTTSTSTSTSSLLSGAEIHTPPQKLSTNLSSLSLSLISTTTTMMAEKHLHELLREDQEPFHLKSYISGRRKDCLLKSPKKRRPISQNSSFGHNFCKNPCFFASSPDPTKSPLFDPQARALTDKNAIFLHVPAKTAALLLEAALRIHNHNEDNRNSKNKNNPSSAKAAGVGMFSSLLRRLSKQRKIRGQAEEEAGDHGSKLSVKDVLRPRRSLRASKEDDDEEFMGSLLAEKQVAFVAKSRVGAESSRRDDNLSSSESESPRPFMLQKSPPSGRRTPECRSPAASPSPRDPKDEDNREAMSLKKFVSREAVEEEEEKEQCSPVSVLDRSFKDDEAEHTNEDYNGDEDCAFDYEGSYALVQRTKQQLLQKLYRFERLAELDPVELEKRMLEQISDEEDGPEEVMSKYHDDDFEPVSIEKGRDGFAKRSLIRPSLRALRNARAPSEMRRLIIDEDKQGQQAYVVGSWKGVDFSTIDMMVDQDFIRDEADGLWQRSNNNKDQVGDTATEIELAIFGSLVQELSEELSCGSGSKS
- the LOC115742345 gene encoding uncharacterized protein LOC115742345 isoform X2, whose protein sequence is MMAEKHLHELLREDQEPFHLKSYISGRRKDCLLKSPKKRRPISQNSSFGHNFCKNPCFFASSPDPTKSPLFDPQARALTDKNAIFLHVPAKTAALLLEAALRIHNHNEDNRNSKNKNNPSSAKAAGVGMFSSLLRRLSKQRKIRGQAEEEAGDHGSKLSVKDVLRPRRSLRASKEDDDEEFMGSLLAEKQVAFVAKSRVGAESSRRDDNLSSSESESPRPFMLQKSPPSGRRTPECRSPAASPSPRDPKDEDNREAMSLKKFVSREAVEEEEEKEQCSPVSVLDRSFKDDEAEHTNEDYNGDEDCAFDYEGSYALVQRTKQQLLQKLYRFERLAELDPVELEKRMLEQISDEEDGPEEVMSKYHDDDFEPVSIEKGRDGFAKRSLIRPSLRALRNARAPSEMRRLIIDEDKQGQQAYVVGSWKGVDFSTIDMMVDQDFIRDEADGLWQRSNNNKDQVGDTATEIELAIFGSLVQELSEELSCGSGSKS